The stretch of DNA TCCAGAAGGCCTCCAGATCGATGGTCTCTCTCAAGTTTTTTGCTCCAATTTTAGCTGTTTTGCTTTTCTCTCAAGTGTTTGCACTTGCGCCAGCTGCACATGGGGACGGCCTAGCACAGGAAAACCTCCCGCCTGCAAGTTTTGGAAGTCGTGAAGCTGCACTATTTATCAAAATTAATCCGCCGATTCTCACAAAGGATACAGTTGGAGATACGTACCTGCAGCTCAAGCTCTTTGACGCAAAGACAGGCCAAACAGTCCCGCACACATCCTATTTTGTGGAGGCATGGAAGGACGAAAAGCTGTTACTTAGAAGCAATTTCCACGCACACTCTGGCGATCTTACCCTGAAGATCAAGCCAACCAATGTAGATGTGAACAATGTGGTGGTGTATGGTGATCAGCTAGAGCAGCTCCCAAACACATGGACTGCGTTTGGCGACAAAATTGACGTTTTGGCGCCAGTACTACTAGAATCCGGCCTGTACCATTTCAAAATCACAATAACGGGAATTGACTTTGACAAAAACATTTTTGCGGAACAAGACTACAAGTCATTTAATTCCTGGCTAAGCGTCGGCGATGTATCAAACCAAAAAATAACATACAATGGTAAAACCTATGAGACATCTGTGGTCTCATATTATGACCTAATAGAAAATTTCAAGTTTGATTCGGCAAAAAAGGCAATCTCATTTTCAATGCCGTTTAACTGGGATACAAAAAGAATTGAGGGACAGCAGATCTTTGTGCATCAAGAGGTACGTGTTCCGCAAACCTTCAAGGAATTCACAGATACCACTGCATACCAGGGAACGGTAAACGGCATTCCGACAATTGGCAGAATGCTGATACTGGATCCATATTCCGTGGAGGGGACTTCAATTTTGCACTTTTTGATAAACAAAGAAGACATACTAAACATGGCACAGAAGATCCCGGCTGGTGCCACGACAATGGACTTTGTAGTGTATCCGACAACTGCAGTGCCAAAAAAATCATTTGATGTCAAGTTCTCCACTGGCGCTACTGCCAAAATTTCATTTGACTCCAATCTGGGCGTATCGGATACAATTCCGTTGCATTTTACGTTCTTTGACAAGAATGGCCAGATTCTCAAGTATGTTAGATACATCTATGCCATTTCTGATGGGACAGGAAAAACACTTGTGACTAATCTGGGCGATGACCCACAAAGACTAGGAATCTTCTCAACTGAGGGAATTGATGTCCAGGAATTCAAGTTCCCAAAGGAAGGTGACTACAAAGTAAGCCTTGGCATAATCAGCCACGGCTTGGATGACAGCACTACATACTATACACAAAGCCCAAGTGCAGCCACAATATCGATAGGAAAGGGCGGCTCGACATCGCCACCAACCCCATCGTACACAATACCGTCATGGATCAAAACCAACGCAAAGTTCTGGTCAGATGGAAAAATCACAGACAAGGACTTTGTAAACGGAATTCAATATCTAATAAAACAAAACATAATCAAGATTCCATCAACACAAAAAGAAGGCGCCGGCTCATCCACAATCCCTGCATGGGTCAAAAATGCCGCCAAGTTCTGGGCGGATGGCCAGACAACCGATGCTGACTTTGTCAACGGCATACAATTTCTGATCAAATCTGGAATAATCAAAGTATAACCACAAAACCAGATTTACGTTTTTATGCAATGGATCAGTTGACTAGCTATGCTTCCAATTAGGGACGAAAATCCAAAGCCAGCTGGCTACAAGCCAAAGATGACAATTGCCCTGATTGCGGCAAACGTGATAATTTTCTTCATTGAAGTTGCAATAACTGGTCAGTTCTTTGAATTCAACAATAATCGGGCAGCTGCATTTTTCTTTGATTGGGGGGCAGTTCCTGCCTGTGTCTCTGGCGATCGAATCCTGAATTTCCAGGACGTAGAGATTGCCTGCCCTCCAGAGCCAATGATTACACTGCTTACCTCTACATTTCTCCATGGCGGTGCACTGCACCTTGGCGGCAACATGCTGTTTTTGTGGATCTTTGGAGACAATATTGAGCTGAAATTCGGCCGACTAAAATTCCTTGGAATCTATCTGATGTGGGGAATTGTGGCAGGCCTAGTCCATATTGTAGGCGATCTGAACAGTCCAATTCCCGCAGTGGGGGCGTCTGGCGCAATCTCTGGTGTTTTGGGTGCGTATTTGGTGATGTTTCCGCGCGCAAAAATTACCACGTTTATGATGCTCGGATTCTTTATGAGGATGACGCACGTTTCTGCCAAGTTCTTTTTGCCTTTCTGGCTCATCTTCCAGAACTTGCTTCCGTTGTTTGTAGGCGGATTTGGCTTTGGCTCCGGCGGCGTTGCGTACTTGGCACACATTGGGGGATTTGTAATCGGCCTTGCTACTGGATATGCATACAAGAAAATGCGCAGCGGCGAGTTCACATATGGAACTAGATATGGCTCTCGATACGGCTGGAAGGGCGACATCTAGTATAAATTCAAGAGAGAAAAAATTTCTTTCATGCCAATAATTACAGTCTCAATGTATCCTGGCAGAACCACACAACAAAAGGAAGAATTTGCAAAGGCAATCACAAAGACTGCAGTTGAAATTCTCAAGACAAAAGAGTCTCATGTTATAGTGGTCTTTGAGGACAATCCAAAAGAAAACTGGTACCTTGCAGGCAGCCCCCTGTAAGGTGCTACTTTTTATCTAATGGTGTAATACCCAAGCCATGAAGGTAGCTGTAGTGCAGTTCAGGGCGTCAACTGACAAGAAAAAAAATCTAGCAAAAATTCTGGACTATATTTCTGCAGCTGCAAAAAAAGGCGCGCAGCTTTGCGCATTTCCTGAATTCATGATGTTCTATACTACATCAAACCAGTCTGCAAGACAGCTAGCAGAGCAAGCAGAGACAATCACTGGAGATTTTATTACACAAATAGCAAGAGCTGCTAGGAAAAACAAAATCGAAGTTGTAGGAACAATATATGAAAAAAGCAAGAAAAAAGATCGTGTCTACGATACTGCATTTGTAATTAGCAAATCCGGCAAAATAACATCTACATACAGAAAAATCCACCTGTATGATGCGCTTGGCTTTAGAGAATCAAACAAGCTAGAGCCTGGCCACAAAATTACACCGCCAACTAAGACAACGCTTGGCAAGCTTGGCATGCTCATATGCTATGATCTGAGGTTTCCTGAAATGTCAAGAATTTTGGCTTCATCTGGTTCTGAAATTCTGGTTGTGCCGTCTGCGTGGGTGCAAGGGCCGCACAAGGAAGACCACTGGCTTGCGCTAAACAAAACCCGTGCAATAGAGAACGGATGCTATGTCATTGCACCAGGACACCTAGGCAACATTTACTGCGGAAGGAGCCTAGTGGTGGATCCCTATGGAAAAATCATACTGGACATGAAACACAAGTCCGGAATTGGAATTGCAGACATCTCGCTGGAGCTAGTCAAAAAGACAAGGCTGTCGCTGCCTCTCCTAAAGAATAGGAGGACCGACATCTATTCTGATCTCAGTCTTTAGGCTTTTTTGTTGGGCAGTGATAATTTGCGCATTGCTTTAGCCATTTTTGCTTTCTGGAATATCGGTATAGTATCATGGGCCACTGGCACTCTGGGCATGCAGACTTTGTAGCATAGATCATTGCCTTTTGGAGCATTGGCGATGAAGCCTTGCAACCATTATAGTAATTGGAGCATCCCATGAATCTCTTCTTAGTCTTCCTTGACCGGATAACCATAAGCTTGCCTATTTTGCAACTGGGACATGGTACTAGTCCGTTCTTTGGCTCGTTTGATCCCAAAATCACGTACTTTTTCTTGCTTGCGGACCATGACAGAAAGGAGTTTGCGTCATAGTATTGGCGCATCTCGGTTTGGAGCTTGGTGACCTTGCTTTTTGTGACTCGGATCTTGCCGAGCTTTTTGGGTTTGAGAGCTTGGACCAGCTTTTGTTTTAGCAACACTATGATATTCCATGAAGAATTTTTATATGGACTTGGTCGAAAACTGTCGTGGAAAAGGTCTGCGTTCTTGGCGCTGGTAGCACCAAATATGGAAAATTAGAAGACAGCATTACAGATATCACTATTCAGGCATCAGTTGGCGCAATCGAAAGTGCAGGAATCGATCCAAAAGAGATCCAGGCAGGCTACATCTCTAATGTTTTTGGCATAGCAGACAAGCAGGTACACCTAGGACCAGTAGTCATGAGCAACCTTGGAATTCCAGAAAAACCATCATTATCAATTGAATCGGCATGCGGATCCGGCTCGGTATCGTTTAGGGAGGCATTTGCTAATGTTGCGGCTGGATTTTACGATGCGGTTCTGGTTGCGGGAACAGAAAAGGTGACCCATACAGGTACAGAGTGGACTACAACTTACTTTTCATATTGTTCTGATTTCTTTTATGAGGGTGGTGCAGGTGCATCATTTCCGGGATTGTTTGCGTCAATGGCACGTGCATATTTGACTGAGTTCAAGGCAACAGAAGAAGACCTCGCGCGTGTGGCAGTAAAAAACCATGAGAACGGCCTGCTAAACCCAAAGGCGCACTTGCGAAAGAAAATTACAATTGATGATGTACTGAATTCAGCAGTAGTGGCAAGCCCACTAAAACTATACGACTGCTGTCCGTTCTCTGATGGTGCAAGCGCAGTCATACTTTGTAGCGAAAAATTCGCAAAAGAACACTCTAAGGATTATGTTAATGTAATTGGATCGGGAAGGGGTGGATCACCTGCAACCCTCCAAGGAAGAGATCATATGACTACCATACCAAGCACAAAGCTGGCTGCCCAGGCAGCATACAAGATGGCAGGAATTACACCAAAAGACATTGATTTTGCAGAGGTTCATGACTGCTTTACAATTGCAGAAATCGTGGACACTGAAGATCTGGGATTCTTTGAGAAAGGCCAAGGCGTTCAGGCAGTAAGAGAAGGCAGAACCGCCAAGAACGGCGACATTGCAATCAATCCATCAGGCGGACTAAAAGCAAAGGGTCATCCAATTGGCGCAACAGGCGTAGGACAGGTAGTTGAGGTATTTGAGCAATTAACAGGTAAGGCAGGTGAGCGCACCGTTCAGGACGCAAAAATCGGCTTGACCCACAACTTTGGCGCAACTGGAGCCAGCTGCGCAGTTCACATTTTCCAAAGCGTGTAATCCAACTTGACAATGAAGCAAGAATTCATAGATGCTGTCAAGTCAGGCAAGGTTCTAACCAAAAAATGCACAAAATGCGGTCATTTGCACCTGGCAACCGTGTATTTTTGCCAAAACTGCGGCGCAAAGGGCTTTGAGAACAAAATTCTGGATGGCACAGGCGTAGTTGCCACATATACAATAATCACGGTTCCTCCGGCAGGCTTTGAAAAATACACCCCGTATGCCTGGGTTGTGATGAAAATTGACGGATACGAGATTCGAATTTCCGGCTTTTTGGGCGGAATTGCCTCCCCTGCACAGCTCCCAGTTGGCGCCAAGATCAAAATAACGGGCTATGATGATCGCGGAATCCTCTTAGAAAAACAGTAAATCGTTTTTCACCAAATTAATCGCAAAAATCAAAAAAGGTTCTTAATAGTTTTGCCAAACTTTGATCTCTATGTCAGTTGATGTTACCTGCGGCAAGTGCGGATCAAAAATATCAAACATGAAAATGCTAAAGTCCGTCAAGGATGTCATGAAACACTACAATTCCAAGTGTCCCTCCTGCGGTCAGACCCTGTCTGCCTCGGAATTTTCGATCGACGTTTCCAAAAACTGATCCGTAAAGTTTGTTTTTAGAAACTTCACAAGTCTTATTTAGTACTGATCTGGACTCATATTCATGAGTATTGAGGCTGCTGGGATGATCGATCCCAAAAAGTCTGGCGGAATTTTACAATCTACATCAAAACGCGTAAGAATGATCTTCTCTGTCATGGCAAGTCCAAATAGAATTGACATCTTAAGAATCCTAAACTCCAAAGGCCCACTGACATATTCTGAACTAAAGTCGCTTGCTGGATTCAAGTCCAAAAAAGAAAGCGGCAAATTTGCATATCACTTAAGAAAGCTACTAAGGCAGTCGCTTGTTGCGCTAAACAAATCCGAGAGACGCTACACCATTACAAATCTCGGCAAGCTAGTACTAAGTCTGGCTCGCCAAATAGAAGAGCGCTCTATCATAGAGTCTGGCAAAATGTATGTGCGAACCTCGCATGAATCAATCGAGGAATTCAACTCTCACAAAATCATCCAGTCCTTGGTACGAGAGGGAAGCCTTCCGCTGGAACTGGCTCAAAAAATCACAGAAGAAGTGGAAAATCGCATTTACAAATACCAGACGACCTACCTTACAGGCTCGCTTATTCGCGAAATGGTAAACTCTGTGCTGCTAGAGCATGGACACGAGGAATACCGCAACAAGCTCGCACGCCTAGGCATGCCTGTCTTTGACATTCAGGAAATGCTCACAAACGTCGACAATATCGACAATGGCGCGCAGGGATTGTTCTTCAAATCCGGCCAAACAATCTTTGCGGAAAACCTGCTACTAAACGCGCTGCCAAAGGATGTGGCAGACTCGCATCTCTCAGGCGACATCCACATTTCAAATCCTGGAATCTGGTCGTTGCTTCCTGATACGATCTTCTTTAATCTTAAAGAACTCATCGAGGACGGAATTGATCTCAAGGGCAAATTCCTAGGCGTTAGCAGAATTGCAACAGTCAAGACACTTGACAACCTGATGTCGTCTCTATCAATGATCATATCTTTGGCATCAAAGGAGGCATCAAAGGAAATAATTCTGGATGGCCTAGTGCAACTTTGCACAAAACACGCAAAAAACGTAGCCGAGCTAGAGGAAAAGCTGGTCGGCTCACTGGTCACCTCTTCTACTGCATCCAAGTATACAAAAGAACCGACGCTGGTATCGTTTAGAATCCAGTTAGGTGCAGAGCCAAAGATTGTCGCAGCAATACTAAACGCATACAAGAACTATGTCAAGATGACCCCAGTACCTCAAGTAGGACTAGTCATTGACTATTCGGCAGGCAAGGTATCTGATGTTTCGCAAATCGTTTCTGAAATCATATCGATTGGTGGCAAAATTCTCTTTTCCAAAGACGAGACCTCGTACAGCGGAATAACAAGGATCAAGGCAAAGAACAGCACTTCATCAATAAACCTGCAGTCATTGACAATAAACCTGCCAAGACTTGCGTTTGAATCAAACAAGGACGAGACTTACTTTAGAGCAAGACTGGCGTTGTTAATGAAGCCGGCACTTGCTGCAATGTCTTTGCGCAAAAAAGACATATCCGATCTTACCAGGCGCGGACTAAATCCAGTCCTTGCGGCAAACACGCAATACATGCAAAGAAGCTCAATTGGGCTGGTTGTAAATCTGGTAGGCCTAAAGGAGGCAGTCTTTAACATACTGGGCTATTCAGACGACAAGGAAGGCCACGAAATACTCTACAAAGTACTCCAGACGGCAGTCGATGTAGCCGAGAAAAAGGGCAAGGAAATGGGCGACTCTGTCATTGTAACCATGACGGAATCCGACGGCACGCCTAGATTTGGCTCACTGGACGGAGAAAAATACGGCAAAATGTCGGTTCTCAAATCACTAGAAAGCGGTGGCTACTCACAAGGAGTCGTCATTTTAGCCTCGGAATTAGACTCGCTGAGTGCAAAATCCGAGAAAATCTCAGACGCCAACAAGACGGCCAAGATCCTAAACGGAGGCCTGCTGGTACAGGTGCGATTTGAGCGTGATTCCAAGGTGGAAGACATCAAAAAGGCAATAGAAAAGGCAGGCGATCTGATCGGCTCCTTTAGACCAAGCAAGGACGTTCCCATCTGCGGCAACTGTGGCTTCAAGGACGAAAAGCTCTTTGAGAAATGCCCGTCCTGCAAATCCCCGTACATCATCAGCTAAGAATCTGAAAATCGCAAACTTCATTTCTGTGGGATAAAAATTATCACTCCTTGATGAGTCGATCACTTTCAAAAATAACGCAAATCGTTTTTGGGGCCACGAGTGACCAAAACGAAAATTCTTGGAATGGTGTAAAAGTTGTTGAGCTAAAATCTGAAACTTTTCGGCGTCACGGTTATATCCAAACCGATTATACCTACTGAGGGGAGACAATATGACAACAGATTTTTCTCAAATTGAAAGTTCGATCGTCGACGTAAAGAAGCGCGACGGACGAATTACAGCATTTAATAAAGAAAAGATCACAAATGCGATCTACAAGGCTCTGGTGGCAAACGGCCAGCCAGACCGCAAAATAGCTGACGAGCTGACCAGCGGAGTTTTGGACAAGCTAATCCAGCAGGGATTTTCGGCATCCAGCCCGCCATCCGTCGAGGATGTTCAGGACATGGTCGAGTCGACACTAATCGAAAAGGGCTATGGCGAAATTGCCAAAGCATACATTCTGTACCGACACGAACGTCGCAAGGTACGAGAGGACAAGATGAAGGTTCTCAATACCAAAAATCTGGACTCTGTGGCAAAATCGTTTGACCTAAACTGCCTTCGAGTCTTGGCATCAAGATACCTATTGCGAAACAACAAAAACGAAATCATCGAATCGCCAAGCCAAATGTTTGAGCGAGTAGCAATCCTAGTTGGAGTCGGAGACATTCTCTATGACTCGGAATTATACGTCAGGGAGGGAGGGGCCCACCAGGACGCCGAGGAAGCAAGAAAATACTTGGCAAAACTAGATGACTTTGATTACAAATTCAAGGTAGGCCAATACTATCTGAACAAGTATCATTTCCGCGGACTGATCAACCAGTACGTGTACCTGGCAAAGCGCGGCCAAATGAAAAAGAGCTTCAAAGAAGTACTAACATTGCTTGCAGCAAAAAAGTTTGAGCAGTATGCGGATAGAATAACAGAATATTACACCCTGATGACAGAGCAGGACTTTTTGCCAAACTCACCGACAATGATGAATGCAGGCGCAAGACTAGGACAACTGTCTGCATGCTTTGTCTTAGGCATGCCTGACGACATGGGAGATATCATGAAGTCGACATCCGATGCCGCACTAATATTCAAGTCCGGCGGAGGAGTTGGAATCAACTATTCCGACCTGCGACACGAAGGAGACATTGTTGCATCCACATCTGGTGTTGCATCAGGACCAGTCTCTTTCATGAATATTATCAACACCGTCACCGAAGTAGTAAAGCAAGGCGGCAAGCGACGCGGCGCAAACATGGGCATCCTAGAAGCATGGCATCCAGACATTGAGAAATTCATCACAAACAAGACCAAAGACGGAATCTTGGAGAACTTTAACGTCTCAGTCGGAGTCTGGGAGGACTTTTGGTCTGCACTAGTAGATAGTTCTGATGGCAAATACACACTGCGAAGTCCAAGGGACAGAGCACCAGTAAAAGAAATCAATGCACACCAGCTAATCGACCTGATTGCTCTTTCTGCATGGAAGAGCGCAGAGCCTGGCCTGATATTCTTTGATAATATCAACAAGTACAATGTCTTTGCAAAGGCAAGGGGCGGACCCCTGAGGGCAACCAACCCGTGCGGTGAGCAGTCACTGTACCCATACGAGTCCTGCAATTTGGGATCAATCAACCTGGCAAATCTTGTAAAGAGAAAGGCGGACGGCCAATACGAGTTTGACTGGCAAAGATATGAGGAGACCATACGCAAAACAACACGATTCCTGGACAATGTAATTGACATGAATCACTATCCAGTCCCAGAAATAGACCAGGCATCAAAGGAATCACGAAGAATCGGCCTAGGTGTCATGGGCGTAGCAGATCTGCTATACAAGCTAAGAATTCCATACAATTCTAAAGAAGGATACGAATTCCAGTACAAGCTAGCTGAAGCACTCACGTATTACTCCATGGAGGAAAGCGTGGCTCTGGCAAGATCCCGTGGAGAATTTGATCTGTGCTCAAAGACTGAATATCCGGAAGGCAAGATTCCAGTCTCTGGATATTATGAAAAGCCAAAGGGCGAGCATTACTATGACTGGGACGCACTAATCGCAAAGATCCAAAAGCACGGAATAAGAAACGTTCTGACCACAACAGTAGCGCCAACAGGAACACTATCGATGATTGCGGACTGTTCCAACGGAATGGAGCCAACATTTGCTCTGGTGTTCGAAAAACGCGTAACGGTGGGACGATTCTTCTACACCAACAAAATATTCGAAAACGTATTGCGCGAAAACGGCCTGTACTCTGAAGAATTACTGGCAAAAATAGCAGACAACTATGGTTCCGTTCGTGGACTAAAGGAAATCCCAGAATGGATTCAAAACATTTTCGTCACTGCAATGGACATTCACTGGTCTGACCACTTGATGGCCCAGGCAGTATGGCAGGAATGGATTGGAAATGCTATAGCAAAGACAATCAACATGCCACATGACGTTTCAGCAGAAGATGTCAAGGCTGCATATCTGCTAGCGCACGAGCTTGGCCTCAAAGGCATTACGGTGTACCGAGACGGCTCGCGACACACCCAGGTATTGCACATGACTAGCGAGAACGCCGAAAAGACATTTGATGTTGTTGCCAGCTCATTCCTAAATGAGTTCATCTCAAAGAGCATCAAAAACAACTACATCCGAACCCAGGTCAATAATGCACTGCAGCTCAAAATCCCTGAAGAGCCACTACTAGAACAAATAGCAAAAGA from Candidatus Nitrosotenuis aquarius encodes:
- the nrdD gene encoding anaerobic ribonucleoside-triphosphate reductase yields the protein MSIEAAGMIDPKKSGGILQSTSKRVRMIFSVMASPNRIDILRILNSKGPLTYSELKSLAGFKSKKESGKFAYHLRKLLRQSLVALNKSERRYTITNLGKLVLSLARQIEERSIIESGKMYVRTSHESIEEFNSHKIIQSLVREGSLPLELAQKITEEVENRIYKYQTTYLTGSLIREMVNSVLLEHGHEEYRNKLARLGMPVFDIQEMLTNVDNIDNGAQGLFFKSGQTIFAENLLLNALPKDVADSHLSGDIHISNPGIWSLLPDTIFFNLKELIEDGIDLKGKFLGVSRIATVKTLDNLMSSLSMIISLASKEASKEIILDGLVQLCTKHAKNVAELEEKLVGSLVTSSTASKYTKEPTLVSFRIQLGAEPKIVAAILNAYKNYVKMTPVPQVGLVIDYSAGKVSDVSQIVSEIISIGGKILFSKDETSYSGITRIKAKNSTSSINLQSLTINLPRLAFESNKDETYFRARLALLMKPALAAMSLRKKDISDLTRRGLNPVLAANTQYMQRSSIGLVVNLVGLKEAVFNILGYSDDKEGHEILYKVLQTAVDVAEKKGKEMGDSVIVTMTESDGTPRFGSLDGEKYGKMSVLKSLESGGYSQGVVILASELDSLSAKSEKISDANKTAKILNGGLLVQVRFERDSKVEDIKKAIEKAGDLIGSFRPSKDVPICGNCGFKDEKLFEKCPSCKSPYIIS
- a CDS encoding peptidase yields the protein MVSLKFFAPILAVLLFSQVFALAPAAHGDGLAQENLPPASFGSREAALFIKINPPILTKDTVGDTYLQLKLFDAKTGQTVPHTSYFVEAWKDEKLLLRSNFHAHSGDLTLKIKPTNVDVNNVVVYGDQLEQLPNTWTAFGDKIDVLAPVLLESGLYHFKITITGIDFDKNIFAEQDYKSFNSWLSVGDVSNQKITYNGKTYETSVVSYYDLIENFKFDSAKKAISFSMPFNWDTKRIEGQQIFVHQEVRVPQTFKEFTDTTAYQGTVNGIPTIGRMLILDPYSVEGTSILHFLINKEDILNMAQKIPAGATTMDFVVYPTTAVPKKSFDVKFSTGATAKISFDSNLGVSDTIPLHFTFFDKNGQILKYVRYIYAISDGTGKTLVTNLGDDPQRLGIFSTEGIDVQEFKFPKEGDYKVSLGIISHGLDDSTTYYTQSPSAATISIGKGGSTSPPTPSYTIPSWIKTNAKFWSDGKITDKDFVNGIQYLIKQNIIKIPSTQKEGAGSSTIPAWVKNAAKFWADGQTTDADFVNGIQFLIKSGIIKV
- a CDS encoding adenosylcobalamin-dependent ribonucleoside-diphosphate reductase; this encodes MTTDFSQIESSIVDVKKRDGRITAFNKEKITNAIYKALVANGQPDRKIADELTSGVLDKLIQQGFSASSPPSVEDVQDMVESTLIEKGYGEIAKAYILYRHERRKVREDKMKVLNTKNLDSVAKSFDLNCLRVLASRYLLRNNKNEIIESPSQMFERVAILVGVGDILYDSELYVREGGAHQDAEEARKYLAKLDDFDYKFKVGQYYLNKYHFRGLINQYVYLAKRGQMKKSFKEVLTLLAAKKFEQYADRITEYYTLMTEQDFLPNSPTMMNAGARLGQLSACFVLGMPDDMGDIMKSTSDAALIFKSGGGVGINYSDLRHEGDIVASTSGVASGPVSFMNIINTVTEVVKQGGKRRGANMGILEAWHPDIEKFITNKTKDGILENFNVSVGVWEDFWSALVDSSDGKYTLRSPRDRAPVKEINAHQLIDLIALSAWKSAEPGLIFFDNINKYNVFAKARGGPLRATNPCGEQSLYPYESCNLGSINLANLVKRKADGQYEFDWQRYEETIRKTTRFLDNVIDMNHYPVPEIDQASKESRRIGLGVMGVADLLYKLRIPYNSKEGYEFQYKLAEALTYYSMEESVALARSRGEFDLCSKTEYPEGKIPVSGYYEKPKGEHYYDWDALIAKIQKHGIRNVLTTTVAPTGTLSMIADCSNGMEPTFALVFEKRVTVGRFFYTNKIFENVLRENGLYSEELLAKIADNYGSVRGLKEIPEWIQNIFVTAMDIHWSDHLMAQAVWQEWIGNAIAKTINMPHDVSAEDVKAAYLLAHELGLKGITVYRDGSRHTQVLHMTSENAEKTFDVVASSFLNEFISKSIKNNYIRTQVNNALQLKIPEEPLLEQIAKEEISEEMLCPSCKNALVFVEGCSICIECGFSGCTSG
- a CDS encoding thiolase domain-containing protein — encoded protein: MEKVCVLGAGSTKYGKLEDSITDITIQASVGAIESAGIDPKEIQAGYISNVFGIADKQVHLGPVVMSNLGIPEKPSLSIESACGSGSVSFREAFANVAAGFYDAVLVAGTEKVTHTGTEWTTTYFSYCSDFFYEGGAGASFPGLFASMARAYLTEFKATEEDLARVAVKNHENGLLNPKAHLRKKITIDDVLNSAVVASPLKLYDCCPFSDGASAVILCSEKFAKEHSKDYVNVIGSGRGGSPATLQGRDHMTTIPSTKLAAQAAYKMAGITPKDIDFAEVHDCFTIAEIVDTEDLGFFEKGQGVQAVREGRTAKNGDIAINPSGGLKAKGHPIGATGVGQVVEVFEQLTGKAGERTVQDAKIGLTHNFGATGASCAVHIFQSV
- a CDS encoding rhomboid family intramembrane serine protease — its product is MLPIRDENPKPAGYKPKMTIALIAANVIIFFIEVAITGQFFEFNNNRAAAFFFDWGAVPACVSGDRILNFQDVEIACPPEPMITLLTSTFLHGGALHLGGNMLFLWIFGDNIELKFGRLKFLGIYLMWGIVAGLVHIVGDLNSPIPAVGASGAISGVLGAYLVMFPRAKITTFMMLGFFMRMTHVSAKFFLPFWLIFQNLLPLFVGGFGFGSGGVAYLAHIGGFVIGLATGYAYKKMRSGEFTYGTRYGSRYGWKGDI
- a CDS encoding Zn-ribbon domain-containing OB-fold protein, with product MKQEFIDAVKSGKVLTKKCTKCGHLHLATVYFCQNCGAKGFENKILDGTGVVATYTIITVPPAGFEKYTPYAWVVMKIDGYEIRISGFLGGIASPAQLPVGAKIKITGYDDRGILLEKQ
- a CDS encoding topoisomerase DNA-binding C4 zinc finger domain-containing protein; translation: MLLKQKLVQALKPKKLGKIRVTKSKVTKLQTEMRQYYDANSFLSWSASKKKYVILGSNEPKNGLVPCPSCKIGKLMVIRSRKTKKRFMGCSNYYNGCKASSPMLQKAMIYATKSACPECQWPMILYRYSRKQKWLKQCANYHCPTKKPKD
- a CDS encoding tautomerase family protein, with translation MPIITVSMYPGRTTQQKEEFAKAITKTAVEILKTKESHVIVVFEDNPKENWYLAGSPL
- a CDS encoding carbon-nitrogen hydrolase family protein — translated: MKVAVVQFRASTDKKKNLAKILDYISAAAKKGAQLCAFPEFMMFYTTSNQSARQLAEQAETITGDFITQIARAARKNKIEVVGTIYEKSKKKDRVYDTAFVISKSGKITSTYRKIHLYDALGFRESNKLEPGHKITPPTKTTLGKLGMLICYDLRFPEMSRILASSGSEILVVPSAWVQGPHKEDHWLALNKTRAIENGCYVIAPGHLGNIYCGRSLVVDPYGKIILDMKHKSGIGIADISLELVKKTRLSLPLLKNRRTDIYSDLSL